The Fusarium falciforme chromosome 4, complete sequence genomic interval AAAGAGATGATCACCTCTCCTCGCCAAGAGGTCCATGGGCGAAATGTCGCCTGATGATTTACGTGCTTTTTCCTGGCTGTTGATCGAATCGCTGGGTCCTCTCTGCGCCGCCCTCAACTTCCTAGTCGAGGCTAGGGTGATGGGCGCTTAGGACGCTACAGGGCAGGAGGGGCAAAAAAGACAACACCAGGCAGTACGGAGTGTTGATATATCCTCCACGAATGGGAGCTACACAGAGATTATAAGATTGATGAAACTACATGTAAATTAATTAGAGAATATGGTTGTatcttatctattatttcaGTATTTTTATATGAATCATTACGTCGTAAACCAACAGTATTTGAGAGGACTTAACCTTCAATGTCTCATTATTTTTAACCCCAGCACAGAGCACTCTCGCTAATGATCCGGCGCTACAGCGCGTCCGGGAGGTGGCGGTCGCCCCGGATTTTAGGCGGGGAGGGGCACGCAACAGCAACTCGACCTGCTGACCTGAAGGGATCTACAGGAAACGGGGGATGGATTCGATGTAGCGACTCCAACATCAGACTTCGCTTCTGCAACCCCCAAGCGCCCTTGCCACGTTTGAAGAGAGACAACACGAGATGAAAATGAGGCAAGATTGAGTGGCAATGTCTGGAGCGTTCAAGAATCTCCGCAATTGCACCAGATACGACTGGAGACGGACGTTTTGAAGCTAAATGTCCGGAATCGTCCATTCCCAGGAACTGTTCCCTCGTGGCCTCCACGATACGCAGGTCTTGCCAGCGTGTCTCGCATTGAAGCATTCGTATTGGGACCAAAGCTACTGCACCTTGTGACCCAGCTGCCAGGGACTAGGTCTGACTGTTTTCGTTTCAAAACGCCTCGGAACTTTGTATGAATGCGTCTTGATCTCGGGGTGGAGATGTTTCCGTGTTGAGACCCAAGATACGAGGTTCCCACgcaacaatcaatcaatcttTAACAAAGATCCCCACTGGTTCACCTTATGCAGTCAATCGCCTAGAACGAAGCGGAGCTGTCTGTCAATCGAGCAGATACGATGACAAGATACATGAAAGAAAATATGCAGGCGAATCAACCGAAATCGTGTTATCAGTTGACCACATGCTAGCGCCGTCTCAGGTGTATTTCCCGAGGAGCCTCATAGGTCTAGAACCATCgctttattatctttctaTCATAAAAATTTCATCATCTCTGCGTGCGTGCCGCTCCCTTAGCAGTCGGGCGCCACCTTGCAGTCCACCACAGCAGTCTGGCCTGCCTGCACCTTTGCgatggcctccttgagcaCGCTCTCCAGCTCAGACGCCTGGTCTACCTTGGCGGCGTGGATGTCTCCGCCCGCGGCGGCCTTGGCGATGCCGGAGTAGTCGGGCACCGGGTCGAACGAGATGTTGATCTCCTCGTTTGTGGCCTTGGAGCCAAGGCCGTCGGGGTGGACGAGTAGTAGAGATCTGCGGGGAGCGTTCCAACCTGTCGAGAGTCAGTAAGTTGTTCATGATACTAGTTCATCCCACTTACCCTTGTTGTTTAGCACAATTGTCAGTACGGGAATGTTGTATCGTCTCGAGATCCAGTAGACGCTGCCGGGGACAGTGAAGAGATATGTTCCGTCTCCCACAATCTGCACCACAAACTTGCCCTTGTTCTTGCCGCCATTCTCAGCATCAGTCGCCAGCTTGATACCCAGAGCACCACCACCGGACCAGCCaaggccaccaccaccgcagTTAATCCACGAGCCGGGGATCTTGGGCTGCAGGTTGTCGTGCACGAATTGGGTGTTGGTGACAGCCTCGATGGCCCAGAGTGTGTCCTCGGGACAGAGGTCGCGGAGCATCTTGGAGAGGTGACCGGTGCCGAAGCTGCCGTCTGCCAGGGGCTCGGCCGCCTTGGCGATTGTCGCCAGCTTGTTCTGGTATGCTTTGGAGCGCTCCTCTTCGGCCTCAGCAGCACTGGCCTGGAGCTTGCTGCTGAGCTCCTCCTTGTTAAGGGCTTCGGTGATCTGCTCCACTGCTGTCAGAGCATCGGCGCGATATCGGGCATCAGACTGGATATAAAAGACAGGCATCTGCTGCTTCAGGGGATCAACATCGATATGGAAGATCTTGGCATCCTCCCGAGGCTTGCATCGAGTCTGGATCCAGGGCACGTCGCAGTCAAGGACGATAATGGTGTCGGCAGTGGTGATTGCATCATCGGCGCCGAATCGCAGACCAAGCCAAGCGGGGTGGTCTGCGGGGAAGCACATATCGCTGCCACCAGTGTCCAGCACTCGGAgccccttgaccttgttcgCCAGCTCGACCAGCGCGCCGGGGATCTGGTGG includes:
- a CDS encoding Pyruvate decarboxylase — translated: MALLQRSGLVAPSLWVRRGPTGASALRGYNTAAASSSVRGRHSASSSTRHTVAARDQKSGPSTALHRPSPTSLISRPYSSANPKMYTASFAFFEAIWEAGITHCFVNLGSDHPSIIEAMVKGQREAKGKFPTIITCPNEMVAMSMADGYARLTGKPQCVIVHVDVGTQGLGAAVHNASTGRAPVLVFAGLSPFTQEGEHRGSRTEYIHWIQDVPDQKQILSQYCRYSAEIKTGSNVKQMVNRALQFATSDPQGPVYLCGAREVMEADLQPYSLKQQHWDPIELGGLPKSAVTKISEALAGAKSPLLVTGYSGRNHQIPGALVELANKVKGLRVLDTGGSDMCFPADHPAWLGLRFGADDAITTADTIIVLDCDVPWIQTRCKPREDAKIFHIDVDPLKQQMPVFYIQSDARYRADALTAVEQITEALNKEELSSKLQASAAEAEEERSKAYQNKLATIAKAAEPLADGSFGTGHLSKMLRDLCPEDTLWAIEAVTNTQFVHDNLQPKIPGSWINCGGGGLGWSGGGALGIKLATDAENGGKNKGKFVVQIVGDGTYLFTVPGSVYWISRRYNIPVLTIVLNNKGWNAPRRSLLLVHPDGLGSKATNEEINISFDPVPDYSGIAKAAAGGDIHAAKVDQASELESVLKEAIAKVQAGQTAVVDCKVAPDC